Proteins encoded in a region of the Methylosinus trichosporium OB3b genome:
- a CDS encoding CYTH domain-containing protein, with product MALEIERKFLVDRDLWRPRHDGTFYRQGYLSRAEDRVVRVRALAGRAAFLTIKGRSAGLSRIELEYPIPVEDAELMLDRLCERPLIEKTRYEETVGGRLWTVDVFQGENDGLILAEIELSSESESFERPAWLGREVSDDPRYFNSELSKQPFGYWKTP from the coding sequence ATGGCTCTGGAAATCGAACGCAAATTCCTCGTCGACCGCGATCTCTGGCGGCCGCGCCATGACGGAACCTTCTATCGCCAGGGCTATTTGTCACGCGCCGAGGACCGCGTCGTGAGAGTGCGCGCCCTCGCCGGCCGCGCCGCCTTTTTGACCATCAAGGGACGCAGCGCCGGCCTCAGCCGCATCGAGCTCGAATATCCGATCCCGGTCGAGGACGCGGAGCTGATGCTCGATCGTCTGTGCGAGCGCCCGCTGATCGAGAAGACCCGCTATGAGGAGACCGTCGGCGGCCGGCTGTGGACCGTCGACGTGTTCCAGGGCGAGAATGACGGGCTGATCCTCGCCGAGATCGAATTGTCGTCGGAGAGCGAGAGCTTCGAGCGCCCGGCCTGGCTCGGCCGCGAGGTCTCGGACGATCCGCGCTATTTCAATTCCGAGCTGTCGAAGCAACCCTTCGGCTATTGGAAGACGCCGTGA
- a CDS encoding glycosyltransferase, producing MRHGKRILLATFGTLGDIYPFIAIAHALRRRGLDVVIAAPEMHRGSIEREGIAYARLRPHENDIVQALGVDLAGAFRIMLKNPYFILDEIYLRFLAATYEDALVAAEGADAIVTHNLLVGANLAAERLGLPTARVALAPLYVQSAAAPSLTPPAPYILRPRSRWAITFNEMVRFVIRTGVNMRMKRFHAFRTKLGLPRSREDFFLDFGRKNSASKIFGLYSPRFAPRPTDGPANMEIPGFPFYEPRDERRRGLDEALRRFLSSGSAPIVFTLGSFAPQVSGNFYDVSIDAARALRRRAVLLAGPKDAERLSAAVGADEFVCCEAPHDELFPFAACVVHHGGIGTTAQALRSGKPQLIVPFFGDQPDHGERIARLRLGQALKLSSYDLQSATRALAELCDDGYICAARDFALSMRAEQGVEAVANWAEDALGLDHAECESAAAPYCGRV from the coding sequence ATGCGGCACGGCAAGCGGATTTTGCTGGCGACCTTCGGCACGCTCGGCGACATCTATCCGTTCATCGCCATCGCTCATGCGCTGCGTCGGCGCGGGCTCGATGTCGTCATCGCGGCGCCTGAGATGCATAGGGGATCGATCGAGCGCGAAGGGATCGCCTATGCGCGCTTGCGGCCGCACGAGAACGACATTGTCCAGGCGCTCGGCGTCGATCTCGCCGGCGCTTTCCGGATCATGTTGAAGAATCCCTATTTCATCTTGGACGAAATCTATCTTCGCTTCCTCGCCGCAACCTATGAGGATGCTCTGGTCGCGGCGGAGGGAGCGGACGCCATCGTGACGCATAATCTGCTCGTCGGCGCGAATTTGGCCGCGGAGCGTCTCGGTCTTCCGACTGCGAGAGTCGCCCTCGCGCCATTATATGTGCAGTCCGCTGCTGCGCCGTCACTGACTCCGCCGGCGCCCTACATTCTTCGACCGAGGTCGCGGTGGGCGATCACGTTCAATGAAATGGTCCGCTTCGTCATACGGACGGGCGTGAACATGCGGATGAAGCGTTTCCACGCCTTTCGCACAAAGCTCGGCCTGCCGCGTTCGCGCGAGGATTTCTTCCTCGACTTCGGCCGGAAGAACAGCGCGTCGAAAATCTTCGGTCTCTATTCTCCCCGTTTTGCGCCGCGCCCGACGGATGGGCCGGCCAATATGGAGATACCGGGCTTTCCCTTCTATGAACCGCGAGACGAGCGCCGGCGCGGACTCGACGAAGCTTTGCGAAGGTTTCTGTCCTCGGGGAGTGCGCCCATCGTCTTCACCTTGGGGTCGTTCGCTCCGCAGGTCTCGGGCAATTTCTATGACGTCAGCATCGACGCTGCCCGCGCCCTTCGACGACGCGCAGTCTTGCTCGCCGGTCCCAAAGACGCCGAGCGGCTTTCGGCCGCCGTCGGTGCGGACGAATTCGTCTGCTGCGAGGCGCCGCATGACGAACTCTTTCCTTTCGCCGCATGCGTCGTGCATCACGGCGGAATTGGAACGACCGCCCAGGCCTTGCGATCCGGAAAGCCGCAATTGATCGTTCCATTCTTCGGCGACCAGCCGGACCATGGCGAACGTATCGCGCGTCTGCGTCTCGGCCAGGCTCTGAAGCTCTCCAGCTACGATCTGCAAAGCGCCACGCGCGCCCTCGCCGAGCTTTGCGATGACGGCTATATATGCGCGGCGCGGGACTTTGCTCTGTCCATGCGCGCGGAACAGGGGGTCGAAGCGGTCGCAAATTGGGCGGAAGACGCTCTCGGACTTGATCACGCTGAATGTGAAAGCGCAGCTGCGCCATATTGCGGTCGCGTCTGA